GCTTGGCCCAGGGGCTGACCGATGTTGATGACAACGTTGCCCAATTGACGGCTAACACCCTAGGACGGCTGGGTACCCCCCCTGCCATCACGGCCTTGATCACGGCGTTACAAGGACCGCCTCCCCCGGTTCACCGGCAAGTTGCCTTGGTGCGATCGCTAATGCGGTGTCTGACGGAAGGTGGCCTCAGCTGTCTGATGGAACGGTGGACGACCTTGGCGCTGCCGGCCCAGGCAGAGATCATTAGCGGTCTCAATCATTTAGAGGATAGGGCTCTGCAAGAGCAAGCTGCCATGACCCTCTGCCACTATCTGAGAGTCGGAATTGTCCCGGCTCCACTGTGGCCTCACCTGATTCTCACCCTAGGATACTTACGTCATCCCGATGCCCTGCCGCTGTTGCAACAGCTCCTGCAGGATGACGATCCGCGAGTGCGTATGCATGCGAGCGAAGCCCTGCGTCAACTCAATAGTCAGGGGAGCTCCTCTGCGCCTGAAGCCCCCTAAGCCATGATTCTTCCCATCAATTTGGTGTCGCTGATACAAATCTAGAGCCCGCTTCTGGTGATGATGCCTTAGGGAGCCACTGGAGCTTCCGATTGCAACTCATTGTCATGCGTCTAGAACATCTACAGGCCTTTCTCTCTGTAGCTGCCACTGGCAGTTTCCAAAAGGCTGCCCAGGAATGTAATGTGACCCAATCTACCATCAGTCGCCAGATTCAAACCCTGGAAGCGGAACTGGGGACATCTCTATTTCACCGCACGTCCCAGGCCAAGCTCACCATCGCCGGAGACTGCCTCCTGCCCCAAGCCCGAAAAATTTCTCAGGCGTGGGCCCAGGCCGTGCAAGAGATCGATACGCTAATGGCCGGCAAGCAACCAGAGCTCTGTGTGGCGGCGATTCAGTCTGTCTGTGCCTATTTCTTGCCCCCGATTCTGCAGCAGTTTTGCCAGGTGTATCCAGAGGTGCAACTGCGGGTCACGGCCCTAGGCAGCGATCGTTCCCTGAAAGTATTGCGGGATGGCTTGGTGGATGTAGCCATTGTCATGGAAAATCCGCTGTTGACCACGGGGCCGGAAATGGTGGTCGATGTCCTCTATGAAGAACCGATTCAGGTACTGATGGCAGCCGAGCATCCCCTCAGTCGTTGTAGTGCTGTGCCCTGGGCTGAGCTCGTGCATCGTCCGCAAGTGATGTTTAAGGATGGCTATGGCATGCAGCGTTTGGTGAAGGAGCAGTTCCAGCGCTATGGAGTAGAGCCTAAGACAGTGCTAGAGTTAAACACCCTGGAGGCCTTTCGGGGCATTGTGCGGCAGGGGCAGCTCATTGCCCTCTTGCCCCAATCGGCTCTGATCGATAGTCAACAGGATGAGACCCTGGCCATTCGCCCCACTGAAGATCCACCTTTGGTGCGGCGAGTGTTGCTAGTGACCACTCAGGATCGGGTTGACATCCCTCCGATTCAACGGTTTTGTGCCTTGGTGCGCGGCGCCAATCAGCGCATCATTTCAGCCGTTGCCTAGGGGCCTAGTGGGGCATGGGTGCTATCAAGCACTGGTCCTGGCACCAATAGCCAGATGGCTAGGGCGGGTCGGCAAATGATTGGGAGGTGAGTGTGGCATGAGTCATCAGTTTAGGGAATTGCTGAAGAAGGTTGGCAGTGGTACCCATACATCCAAGCAACTGACTCGGCAGGAGGCAGCCCTGGCCACTAGGATGATGTTGCAGCAGGAGGCCACTCCGGCCCAGATTGGCGCCTTTCTCATCGCCCATCGCATCCGCCGACCCACCTCCATCGAGTTGGCCGGTATCTTAGATGCCTATGGGGTCTTAGGTCCGCGACTGTCTAGCCAGCCGTCCTCGAAAGCTGCTATGGTCTTCGGCTTGCCCTATGATGGTCGCTCTCGCACGGCCCCAGCCCAGCCGTTGGTGGCCCTGTTGCTGGCGACGATGGGATGTCCTGTGGTGCTCCATGGCAGCAACTGTATGCCGACGAAGTACGGACTACCGCTGATCGATATCTGGCAGGGGCTTGGCATTGACTGGATGGGGCTATCCTTAGCCCAGGTACAGGCTGTGTTTCAGGCCACGGGGGTGGGCTTTCTCTATCTGCCAGAGCAGTTTCCCTTGGCTCAGGGACTGGTTCCCTATCGAGAGCAGATTGGCAAGCGCCCCCCCATGGCCACGGCCGAGCTGATGTGGTGTCCCTATGCCGGAGACGCTTGTCTGGTGTCTGGGTATGTGCACCCGCCTACGGAGGGGTTATTAACGGGCACGCTGGATTTGCAGGGCATCCCCCATTACCTTACGGTGAAAGGTCTGGAGGGTAGTAGTGATCTACCCAGGGCTCGAACTGCCATCATTGGTATCCATCGTCACGGCAGCGAAGAGCGGCTGTTATTGCATGCCCGGGAGTATGGGTTGGGAGACAGCAGCGAATTCCCGTTGTCGGAGCCGTTAGTCTATATCGAGCAACTGCAGCAATTGCTCCGGGGAGCCCCTTCCCCGCTGATGCCGGTGGCCCTGTGGAATGGTGGCTTTTATCTCTGGCAAAGTGGCCTCTGTTCTAGCTTGGAGGCGGGCATCGCCCAGGCAGAAACCCTGCTGGTCAGTGGGCAAGTTCAAGAGACGGTGACTCGACTGTGCGATCGCATCGCCGCCAGCCGCCGCCGCGATCCCCTAATCCTGCGCTAGCAAAAGTCTTGCCCCCCGATAGTGGCCCAGTCCTGGGGCGTGTTACAGTTCCACAGCACGGCGGCATGGGGCAAGGTTAAGGGCTGCACTGCCTCCTGATCTAGCCACCGCTGAAACGAGCGGCCCCCTCCGGCAGCAAACTGCTGCAAACTCTGGAGGCAACCTCGCCGATAGAAGCCACAGAGGGGTTCCCATCCCTGCTCAGTTCGCGGCACCCACGCCAGCATCTGCGGCGACACCTGGTCTAATTGGCTAGCCCACTGTTGCAGCAACGCCTCAGATAATCGCGGCAAGTCACAGGCCAACAACAGTACCCACTCGGTGGAAACCTGGGGCAGCCCTCGCAGAAAGCCCATCAACGGTCCTGGGGGGGGCGTCCCCGGGGGATGAGACTCAGTAATGAAGCACACCGCCTGCGGCAGCTGCGAGCGATAGCGCTGTGGCCACGGAGTCACCACCAGCACTGTTGGGCAACAGGTCAGAGCCAACCGACAGGTACGGCCCAGCAACGTGTCCCCTTGCCAGGGCAACAACGCCTTATCCTGGCCCATGCGACGGCTCTGGCCGCCTGCTAAAATCAGCACCGACAACTGCTCAGCGCCATTTCCGGATGGACGCACACCCCTATCCCCTTATCATCGCGATAGTATCGTCAGTATGTTAGGTATAGCCTTTATCAGGTAGCTTAGAACATAGCTGATTGGCAAACGCTACCATTGCCCCCAGGTCCACTGCACGTTGCTCCAAGGAGACACCATGGTCGGAACTCAGACCTCAGCCCGCGATCTATTTCGCTCAGCCTACGAGAACCGATATACCTGGGATGCTAATTTTCCAGGGTATACGGCCAAGGTTACCTATACCCACAACGGTCAGACGGTGACTGGCCAGGTACGGGTGGGAGCCGATCTGAAAGCCCAGGTCACAGACATCACCGATGAGACCGCCCAAAAAGCCGTTCATAACCAACTCTGGGAAACCGC
This portion of the Halomicronema hongdechloris C2206 genome encodes:
- a CDS encoding anthranilate phosphoribosyltransferase family protein, which gives rise to MSHQFRELLKKVGSGTHTSKQLTRQEAALATRMMLQQEATPAQIGAFLIAHRIRRPTSIELAGILDAYGVLGPRLSSQPSSKAAMVFGLPYDGRSRTAPAQPLVALLLATMGCPVVLHGSNCMPTKYGLPLIDIWQGLGIDWMGLSLAQVQAVFQATGVGFLYLPEQFPLAQGLVPYREQIGKRPPMATAELMWCPYAGDACLVSGYVHPPTEGLLTGTLDLQGIPHYLTVKGLEGSSDLPRARTAIIGIHRHGSEERLLLHAREYGLGDSSEFPLSEPLVYIEQLQQLLRGAPSPLMPVALWNGGFYLWQSGLCSSLEAGIAQAETLLVSGQVQETVTRLCDRIAASRRRDPLILR
- a CDS encoding LysR family transcriptional regulator encodes the protein MRLEHLQAFLSVAATGSFQKAAQECNVTQSTISRQIQTLEAELGTSLFHRTSQAKLTIAGDCLLPQARKISQAWAQAVQEIDTLMAGKQPELCVAAIQSVCAYFLPPILQQFCQVYPEVQLRVTALGSDRSLKVLRDGLVDVAIVMENPLLTTGPEMVVDVLYEEPIQVLMAAEHPLSRCSAVPWAELVHRPQVMFKDGYGMQRLVKEQFQRYGVEPKTVLELNTLEAFRGIVRQGQLIALLPQSALIDSQQDETLAIRPTEDPPLVRRVLLVTTQDRVDIPPIQRFCALVRGANQRIISAVA
- a CDS encoding molybdenum cofactor guanylyltransferase, whose translation is MRPSGNGAEQLSVLILAGGQSRRMGQDKALLPWQGDTLLGRTCRLALTCCPTVLVVTPWPQRYRSQLPQAVCFITESHPPGTPPPGPLMGFLRGLPQVSTEWVLLLACDLPRLSEALLQQWASQLDQVSPQMLAWVPRTEQGWEPLCGFYRRGCLQSLQQFAAGGGRSFQRWLDQEAVQPLTLPHAAVLWNCNTPQDWATIGGQDFC